The following coding sequences lie in one Desulfosalsimonas propionicica genomic window:
- a CDS encoding MBL fold metallo-hydrolase: protein MYSLIDLDIPELGYTRFISSWLYSGPEMAFLVDVGPACTADVLLETLERKGVEKLDWILLTHIHLDHAGGIGHVARRFPETRIVCHPKAVRHLVDPSKLWEGTRKVLGNIADIYGPMLPVDPSRILTPEDMDPDAGIGIIDTPGHAAHHQSYLFDDRLFIGELFGVFHDLGGEIYLRPATPPKFIYEQFAASLDRVAPAADRKVCFAHYGIYPDGEKILELAKTQLSLWLEVVRAHLENPRKDAIIKDLKTQDPVFARIDDLPKAYRDREAYYVGNTIGGMLDYLQGA, encoded by the coding sequence ATGTATTCTTTGATTGATCTGGATATCCCGGAATTGGGGTATACCCGTTTTATTTCGTCCTGGCTTTATTCCGGCCCGGAGATGGCGTTTTTGGTGGATGTGGGCCCGGCGTGCACAGCAGATGTGCTTTTGGAGACCCTGGAGCGCAAAGGGGTTGAAAAGCTTGACTGGATTCTGCTGACCCATATTCACCTGGATCATGCGGGCGGGATCGGACATGTGGCACGCCGGTTTCCGGAAACGCGCATCGTGTGCCATCCAAAGGCGGTCAGGCATCTGGTGGACCCTTCAAAGCTGTGGGAGGGTACACGAAAAGTTCTGGGCAACATCGCAGATATCTATGGCCCCATGCTGCCGGTGGACCCGTCGCGCATCCTGACCCCGGAGGATATGGACCCGGATGCCGGCATCGGCATTATTGATACCCCCGGCCATGCCGCCCATCATCAAAGCTACCTGTTTGATGACCGGCTTTTTATCGGCGAGCTTTTCGGTGTTTTCCACGATCTTGGCGGGGAGATCTATCTGCGGCCGGCCACTCCGCCCAAATTTATTTATGAGCAGTTTGCCGCATCCCTTGACCGGGTGGCGCCGGCTGCGGACCGCAAGGTCTGTTTTGCCCATTACGGCATTTACCCGGACGGGGAAAAAATACTGGAGCTGGCGAAAACTCAGTTGTCTTTGTGGCTGGAAGTGGTGCGGGCGCATTTGGAAAATCCCCGCAAAGACGCCATTATCAAGGACCTGAAAACGCAGGACCCGGTGTTTGCCCGAATCGATGACCTGCCGAAGGCTTACCGGGACCGGGAAGCCTATTACGTGGGAAACACCATCGGCGGCATGCTCGATTATCTCCAAGGGGCCTGA
- a CDS encoding CDP-alcohol phosphatidyltransferase family protein, producing MLKKKNLLTTMTPILVYGRPLLVFFGMMCAVAVMLNRSPNVYLAGTLLFFAAMVFDLMDGWFSARFGPEISFAELADKIMDRVVYSIIFPLVAVGSMWRLHYLVPDHSRLELVHAVFVLMLCVTVLIRDNFAHFMRGFAIRQAREPELRELTRLRTAVAAPLGFLLYVHAFYIPVEGDFGFLYSGLTWLGGLSVRNLFVIEIVFLVINFGSIAFYCRKYGTYCLDALCVEDMALRRRILAAFPNALTVMNAMMGLLAVFFAYQSKMTEAYLLLIGAAVFDKLDGAMARRLGLTEPLPGAASKHITFGGIMDDVADAVSFCIAPAWIFYVCLSNHPVTEIRDLPVYIPALVYAFCGFARLAYFTLDRTPVPGFFKGLPTPAAALFVTAPLIVLTQATSADSQWAVFLGYFCMGLMVFTAFLMNLYPVRYLHIGRFMDRNPWFTWTNLVLMVVFVFTPYFGYLVFCQMVLYLLSPLITWRVDPDTAAREAQKNG from the coding sequence ATGCTGAAAAAGAAAAATTTGCTCACAACCATGACCCCGATTCTGGTCTATGGCCGGCCCCTTTTGGTGTTTTTCGGGATGATGTGCGCGGTGGCGGTCATGTTAAACCGCAGTCCAAACGTGTATTTGGCCGGAACCCTGCTTTTTTTTGCCGCCATGGTCTTTGATCTGATGGATGGGTGGTTTTCGGCCCGGTTCGGCCCGGAGATTTCCTTTGCCGAACTGGCCGACAAGATCATGGACCGGGTGGTGTATTCCATTATATTTCCCCTGGTGGCAGTGGGCAGCATGTGGCGGCTGCATTATTTGGTTCCCGATCACAGCCGTCTGGAGCTGGTGCATGCGGTGTTTGTGCTCATGCTGTGCGTCACCGTGCTGATCCGGGACAATTTTGCCCATTTCATGCGCGGCTTTGCCATCCGACAGGCCCGGGAGCCCGAATTGCGGGAACTGACCCGCCTGCGAACCGCCGTGGCAGCACCCTTGGGATTTCTGCTCTATGTTCATGCGTTCTATATTCCGGTGGAGGGTGATTTCGGCTTCCTCTATTCCGGTCTGACCTGGCTTGGCGGTCTTTCCGTGCGCAATCTTTTTGTCATTGAAATCGTGTTTCTGGTGATCAATTTTGGCTCCATTGCCTTTTACTGCCGGAAATACGGGACCTACTGCCTGGATGCGCTCTGCGTGGAGGACATGGCGCTTCGCCGCCGGATCCTGGCGGCCTTTCCAAACGCCCTGACTGTGATGAACGCCATGATGGGGCTTCTGGCGGTTTTTTTTGCCTACCAGAGCAAGATGACCGAAGCCTACCTGCTTTTGATCGGGGCGGCGGTGTTTGACAAACTCGACGGGGCCATGGCCAGGAGGCTGGGGCTGACCGAACCGCTTCCGGGCGCAGCGTCAAAGCATATCACCTTTGGGGGGATCATGGATGACGTGGCAGACGCGGTGAGCTTCTGCATTGCCCCGGCCTGGATTTTTTATGTGTGTCTTTCAAATCATCCGGTCACGGAAATCCGGGATCTTCCCGTATATATTCCCGCCCTGGTTTATGCATTTTGCGGGTTTGCCCGGCTGGCCTATTTTACGCTGGACCGGACGCCGGTGCCCGGCTTTTTCAAGGGGCTGCCCACCCCGGCGGCGGCCCTGTTCGTAACCGCGCCGCTGATTGTGCTGACGCAGGCAACTTCTGCCGATTCCCAGTGGGCGGTATTTTTGGGTTATTTCTGCATGGGACTGATGGTGTTTACGGCCTTTCTCATGAACCTGTATCCGGTGCGCTATCTCCACATCGGTCGGTTCATGGACCGCAACCCCTGGTTTACCTGGACCAATCTGGTGCTGATGGTGGTGTTTGTGTTCACGCCGTATTTCGGTTATCTGGTTTTTTGCCAGATGGTTTTGTATCTGCTCTCGCCGCTGATCACCTGGCGGGTGGATCCGGATACCGCCGCCCGGGAGGCGCAAAAGAACGGCTGA
- a CDS encoding cytoplasmic protein, with translation MPDSAESQQIDFTVDKDNLYREESVTDLKVASIRCMTPVKADGSEDPSRSRIYYGSTQLMTPEGPLPIQSQLSATSLQEAMEEFPGAMKKALDQTIDRLKQMQQQEQQQQPQQPKQGGSRIYTPYE, from the coding sequence ATGCCGGATTCTGCAGAATCTCAACAGATTGATTTTACCGTCGACAAGGACAACCTATACCGGGAAGAATCGGTCACCGATCTGAAGGTGGCCTCGATCCGGTGCATGACCCCGGTGAAAGCCGACGGCTCTGAAGACCCTTCCCGTTCCAGGATTTATTACGGCTCCACCCAGCTCATGACACCCGAAGGCCCTTTGCCCATCCAGTCCCAGCTGTCTGCCACCAGCCTGCAGGAAGCCATGGAGGAATTTCCCGGGGCCATGAAAAAGGCTTTGGATCAAACCATTGATCGGCTAAAGCAGATGCAGCAGCAAGAACAGCAGCAGCAGCCACAACAGCCCAAGCAAGGGGGATCACGAATCTATACGCCCTATGAATAA
- a CDS encoding sensor histidine kinase gives MFKMFQPEFTWLKYASPGRCQPLKSGRRPFVATLGAAVLVLAVIYVTGWYSYLLFHSVVETFAILVSFSIFLFAWNTLPFSRQRYLVVLGIAYLFVGGLDMLHMLSYKGMGVIAVEGSDYATQTWIAARYMESISLLVLPFLFHRKADYRVAFAVYGGISLLLFLTIFVFPVFPKCYIEGTGLTPFKVISEYIICGILIAAAGALYRRRKDVDPVMFGFLMAALAVTVASELAFTQYVSVYGPANQIGHMLKLISSYLIYRGIVARGLLSPYQSMFRELARSQKELERYSRALETRVAERTRELEESNRELRYLSGQLVHAEEKERRRIARDLHDSIGQTLSAIKLTVENAADTLGQRVDRRYLKELETLMPMARTAIDEVRRIIMDLRPPVLEKGILHTIGVVCRDFERLHPDIRIQTDLSVAEDQVPEEVKVPVFRLLQEALHNIDKHSNASSVNVIFCLEADRLRFEVADDGKGFDPQAAESGYGQSGFGLKGMRERAELSGAGFQIQSRPGGGTRVQVDWSAAPGPEAAAAGQ, from the coding sequence ATGTTTAAGATGTTTCAGCCTGAATTTACCTGGTTAAAATATGCATCCCCGGGCCGATGTCAACCCTTGAAATCCGGCCGGAGACCGTTTGTAGCCACCCTGGGTGCAGCCGTTCTGGTGCTGGCCGTGATTTATGTGACCGGTTGGTACAGCTACCTGTTGTTTCACAGTGTGGTGGAAACCTTTGCCATCCTGGTGTCTTTTTCCATTTTCCTGTTTGCCTGGAATACTCTGCCGTTTTCCCGTCAGCGCTACCTGGTTGTACTGGGCATTGCCTATTTGTTTGTGGGCGGCCTGGACATGCTCCACATGCTGTCTTACAAGGGCATGGGCGTGATTGCCGTTGAAGGGTCCGATTATGCCACCCAGACCTGGATTGCGGCCCGTTACATGGAAAGCATATCTCTTCTGGTGCTCCCGTTTTTGTTTCATCGCAAGGCAGATTACCGGGTGGCGTTTGCCGTTTACGGCGGGATTTCCCTGCTCCTGTTTTTAACTATTTTTGTTTTTCCTGTTTTTCCAAAATGTTATATTGAAGGGACCGGACTGACCCCTTTTAAGGTCATTAGTGAATACATCATATGCGGGATTCTTATTGCAGCTGCTGGGGCGCTTTATCGCCGGCGCAAGGATGTGGATCCGGTAATGTTTGGATTTCTGATGGCGGCCCTGGCCGTGACCGTGGCCTCTGAGCTCGCCTTTACCCAATATGTCAGCGTCTACGGGCCGGCCAATCAGATCGGGCATATGTTAAAGCTCATATCCTCTTATCTGATTTATCGCGGAATCGTGGCAAGGGGTCTGCTGTCGCCCTATCAAAGCATGTTCCGGGAACTCGCCCGGAGCCAGAAGGAGCTTGAGCGTTATTCCCGCGCCCTTGAAACCCGTGTCGCAGAGCGCACCCGGGAACTGGAGGAAAGCAACCGGGAACTGCGTTATCTGTCCGGGCAGCTGGTCCATGCAGAGGAAAAAGAGCGCAGGCGCATTGCCCGGGATCTGCATGACAGCATCGGCCAGACCCTGAGCGCCATTAAGCTGACCGTGGAAAATGCTGCAGATACCCTTGGTCAGCGCGTGGATCGGCGTTATCTCAAGGAACTTGAAACGCTGATGCCCATGGCCAGAACCGCAATTGACGAAGTGCGGCGGATTATCATGGATCTGCGGCCGCCGGTGCTGGAAAAGGGGATTTTGCATACCATCGGCGTGGTGTGCCGGGACTTTGAACGTCTGCATCCGGATATCCGCATTCAAACCGATTTGTCCGTGGCCGAAGACCAGGTGCCCGAGGAGGTAAAGGTCCCCGTATTCCGATTGCTCCAGGAGGCGTTGCACAATATTGACAAACACAGCAATGCCAGCAGCGTAAATGTGATTTTTTGCCTGGAAGCCGATCGTCTCAGGTTTGAAGTGGCGGACGACGGCAAGGGTTTTGATCCGCAGGCAGCCGAATCCGGCTATGGTCAAAGCGGCTTTGGTTTGAAGGGCATGCGGGAGCGCGCCGAACTCAGCGGTGCCGGTTTCCAGATCCAAAGCCGGCCTGGCGGCGGCACCCGGGTGCAGGTTGACTGGTCGGCTGCCCCGGGCCCGGAGGCTGCGGCAGCCGGGCAGTGA
- a CDS encoding peptidylprolyl isomerase codes for MNVLLETSMGDIEIALDAENAPKTVENFLGYVKDGHYDQTLFHRVINGFMIQGGGMDVDMNEKSTRAPIGSEADNGLKNEAYTLAMARTSDPHSATAQFFINVKNNTFLNHTAKTPQGWGYTVFGKVVKGHPVVNKIKAVKTGSKGMHADVPVEPVIIRSATVVSEAS; via the coding sequence ATGAATGTTTTGCTTGAAACCAGCATGGGGGATATTGAAATTGCCCTGGACGCGGAAAACGCCCCGAAAACCGTGGAAAATTTTCTGGGCTATGTCAAAGACGGCCACTATGACCAGACCCTGTTTCACCGGGTGATTAACGGGTTTATGATCCAGGGCGGGGGCATGGATGTGGACATGAATGAAAAGTCCACCCGGGCCCCGATTGGCAGCGAGGCGGACAATGGATTGAAAAACGAGGCCTATACCTTGGCCATGGCCCGTACATCAGATCCCCACAGTGCAACGGCCCAGTTTTTTATCAATGTAAAGAATAACACATTTCTCAATCACACAGCCAAAACCCCGCAGGGATGGGGATATACCGTATTCGGCAAGGTAGTCAAAGGCCATCCGGTGGTCAACAAGATCAAGGCTGTGAAAACCGGATCAAAAGGGATGCATGCAGACGTGCCGGTTGAGCCGGTGATCATCCGCAGCGCAACGGTTGTGTCAGAAGCCTCCTGA
- a CDS encoding DUF362 domain-containing protein, whose amino-acid sequence MKKHRVSIVKYEKPYESVKTVIDMCGGLDHLPSGAKVFIKPNIVFWTKVCDFPKWGVITTSRVIEDVVRVLAEHGITDITIGEGIVADPKDKQTPAHAFETLGYKKLTEKYGVKTVNVMDRPFEKVDLGDGIELKFNTDILNSDFVVDIPPLKTHNQTMVSLGIKNLKGTIDIASRKKCHNADPEKDLHFHIARLADKMPPMLTVIDGIYTVERGPGFDGKMHRTNLLAASADVLSADLTGTRLLGHDPAQVPYLKHAAANRGRPADLSDVEIIGEKIEDAAVYHEYDFDYCSESSREIPVPLAKQGLDGLFYRKFDDTMCTYCTALNGLVLTAIRYAWKGEPWDNVEVLTGKAMEPSPGMKATILLGQCMYKKNKDHPDIQKMIAVKGCPPEPKKVVEALHEAGIEADPNLFAQAESLPGFFMARYQDRPEFEESFFRVE is encoded by the coding sequence ATGAAAAAACACCGCGTATCCATTGTCAAATATGAAAAACCCTATGAATCGGTCAAAACCGTCATTGACATGTGCGGCGGCCTGGACCATCTGCCTTCCGGGGCAAAGGTTTTTATCAAACCCAATATCGTGTTCTGGACCAAGGTCTGCGATTTTCCCAAATGGGGGGTGATCACCACATCCCGGGTCATTGAGGATGTGGTCCGCGTGCTTGCCGAGCACGGCATCACCGATATTACCATCGGCGAAGGCATTGTGGCCGACCCCAAGGACAAGCAGACACCGGCCCATGCCTTTGAAACCCTGGGATACAAGAAACTCACGGAAAAATACGGGGTCAAAACCGTCAATGTCATGGACCGCCCTTTTGAAAAAGTGGACCTGGGCGACGGCATTGAGCTGAAATTTAACACTGATATTCTCAACAGCGATTTTGTGGTGGACATTCCGCCCTTAAAAACCCATAATCAGACCATGGTCAGTTTGGGCATCAAGAATCTCAAGGGCACCATTGACATTGCCTCACGGAAAAAATGCCACAATGCAGATCCGGAAAAAGACCTGCATTTCCACATTGCCCGGCTGGCAGACAAAATGCCGCCCATGCTCACTGTTATCGACGGCATTTACACCGTGGAGCGGGGCCCGGGTTTTGACGGCAAAATGCACAGAACCAACCTGCTGGCGGCGTCCGCCGATGTGTTATCAGCAGATTTAACCGGCACCCGCCTGCTGGGCCATGATCCCGCGCAGGTGCCGTATCTGAAACATGCGGCTGCCAACCGCGGCCGGCCCGCGGATTTGTCGGACGTGGAAATCATCGGGGAAAAAATCGAAGATGCGGCCGTTTATCACGAGTATGATTTTGACTATTGCAGTGAAAGCTCCCGGGAAATCCCGGTGCCTCTGGCAAAACAGGGGCTTGACGGCCTGTTTTACCGGAAATTCGACGACACCATGTGCACCTATTGCACGGCTTTAAACGGCCTGGTGCTCACGGCCATCCGCTATGCCTGGAAAGGCGAGCCCTGGGACAACGTGGAGGTGCTCACCGGCAAGGCCATGGAACCCTCCCCGGGCATGAAGGCCACGATCCTGCTGGGCCAGTGCATGTATAAGAAAAACAAGGATCACCCGGACATCCAGAAAATGATCGCGGTCAAGGGATGCCCGCCTGAGCCGAAAAAAGTGGTCGAGGCCCTGCATGAAGCCGGTATTGAGGCAGACCCCAACCTGTTTGCCCAGGCCGAATCCCTGCCCGGCTTCTTTATGGCCAGATACCAGGACCGGCCTGAATTTGAGGAAAGCTTTTTTCGGGTGGAATAA
- a CDS encoding 3-hydroxyacyl-CoA dehydrogenase, with protein sequence MKPEDIKTVLIIGSGTMGQQIGFQCAAHGYDVILHDISQEMMDTALDRMGKLARIFVKTQRLSQDQADAALGRIRPEPDAEKAGKQADLISESVPEDPDLKAKVFARFNEICPEQTIFTTNTSSLLPSMVAQATGRPDRFAAFHFHDIRYNNIVDVMPHPDTSKEIVSVIEAFARKIGTIPIVLKKENNGYVFNAMLMELLKSAQSLAANEVADPKDVDRAWMGVMGMEIGPFGMMDSIGIDTVWKVTDYWAKADGDPQDIKNAEFLRPYVNAGRLGAKTGTGFYTYPKPAFSKPGFIQGKNE encoded by the coding sequence TTGAAACCAGAAGACATCAAAACCGTTTTAATTATCGGTTCGGGCACCATGGGCCAGCAAATCGGATTTCAGTGCGCTGCCCATGGATATGACGTGATCCTGCATGACATCAGCCAGGAAATGATGGATACTGCCTTAGACCGCATGGGCAAGCTGGCCCGGATCTTTGTCAAAACCCAGCGGCTGAGCCAGGATCAAGCCGATGCGGCCTTAGGCCGGATCCGCCCGGAACCCGATGCTGAAAAAGCCGGCAAACAAGCCGATCTGATCAGTGAATCCGTACCCGAGGACCCCGACCTCAAAGCCAAAGTGTTTGCCCGGTTCAATGAAATCTGCCCGGAACAAACAATATTTACCACCAACACCTCATCGCTTCTGCCCTCCATGGTTGCCCAAGCCACGGGCCGGCCCGACCGGTTTGCGGCATTTCACTTCCATGACATCCGCTACAACAACATTGTCGATGTCATGCCCCATCCGGACACATCCAAAGAGATCGTATCTGTTATCGAGGCCTTTGCGCGAAAAATCGGCACCATCCCTATTGTGTTGAAAAAAGAGAACAACGGGTATGTGTTTAATGCCATGTTAATGGAACTGCTCAAAAGCGCCCAGAGCCTGGCGGCCAATGAAGTGGCCGATCCCAAGGACGTGGATCGCGCCTGGATGGGCGTGATGGGAATGGAGATCGGGCCCTTTGGCATGATGGATTCCATTGGCATTGATACGGTATGGAAGGTTACCGATTACTGGGCAAAAGCCGACGGCGATCCCCAGGATATAAAAAACGCCGAATTTTTAAGACCCTACGTAAACGCCGGCCGACTGGGAGCCAAAACCGGAACAGGCTTTTATACTTATCCCAAACCCGCCTTTTCCAAACCCGGTTTTATCCAGGGAAAAAACGAATAA
- a CDS encoding molybdopterin-containing oxidoreductase family protein translates to MAAAQSVKTICFECHSRCGVVLSIEDGRLTGVKGDKDHPISRGYICPKGAAAPEIVYHKERITRPLVKNNGGFAETSWDNALSIIADKMSSAKEQFGAESVVFGSGTTRGMAPYLNRFLTQFGSPNFMAPSNMSGGPIVMGSSATCGFGLTDPDYTNSRCMMLWAHNPENSWPGLYMNDIRDGLKKGAKLIVVDPRGTRLAKKADHWLQIRPGTDVALALCFMQVIIENQLYDKDFVENWTDGFEALRAHVADFTPEKTAAITWVDAGKIRDAAAAYAQNAPASLGPGMGGVCQANDAFDLTRSLTILAAITGNLEVAGGNLRCPPPTHKRACYGADHDPFVNLPKEQARKKLGTDRFPLMNFIPIPSPPQAVWPAIEEGNPYPVKVVGLFANNSVCAYPNSQRVRQVYEKLDFLFAVDYFHTPTTALADVILPPAHWAERDDVEDLLMKSHVFAQPKAMEPIPECRDEKQMLIDLAGKLGMTDFFQNIEQILDYRLAPMGTTYREFKEKLWHFDGFEYKSYERKGKFRTLTGKVALSADFLKDLGISPLPVFREPDESPASRPDLAGDFPLVLTTGGRLLVYYHSSHRNIASLKKRAPDPELQIHPDTARGLDIGDGEWVYLISPRGQVEIRARYFEDMDPRVVHSHHGFWYGVKDGWKRININMLTSDEPLCPVTGSVPIKALMCRVEKMAKNNEKQ, encoded by the coding sequence ATGGCAGCTGCACAGAGCGTAAAAACCATCTGCTTTGAATGCCATTCCCGCTGCGGAGTGGTGCTGAGCATTGAAGACGGCCGGCTCACCGGTGTCAAGGGCGACAAGGACCATCCCATCAGCCGGGGCTACATCTGCCCCAAGGGCGCAGCCGCCCCGGAAATCGTATATCACAAAGAACGCATCACCCGGCCCCTGGTGAAAAACAACGGCGGATTCGCCGAGACCTCCTGGGACAATGCCCTGTCGATTATCGCCGACAAAATGAGCAGCGCAAAGGAGCAGTTCGGCGCCGAGTCCGTAGTGTTCGGCTCGGGCACCACCCGGGGCATGGCCCCGTACCTCAACCGGTTTCTGACGCAGTTCGGGTCCCCGAATTTCATGGCCCCCTCGAACATGAGCGGCGGCCCCATTGTCATGGGCAGTTCGGCCACATGCGGCTTCGGCCTCACAGACCCGGATTATACCAACAGCCGGTGCATGATGCTGTGGGCCCATAACCCGGAGAACTCCTGGCCCGGGCTCTACATGAATGACATCCGCGACGGCCTGAAAAAAGGGGCCAAACTGATCGTGGTGGACCCGCGCGGCACCCGACTGGCCAAAAAGGCCGACCACTGGCTGCAAATCCGCCCTGGAACGGATGTGGCCCTGGCTTTGTGTTTCATGCAGGTCATCATTGAAAACCAGCTTTATGACAAGGATTTTGTGGAAAACTGGACAGACGGTTTCGAGGCCCTGCGCGCGCACGTGGCGGATTTCACCCCGGAAAAAACCGCAGCGATCACCTGGGTGGATGCCGGAAAAATCCGGGATGCGGCAGCGGCCTATGCCCAAAACGCGCCGGCCTCCCTGGGCCCGGGCATGGGAGGGGTATGCCAGGCCAATGATGCGTTTGACCTCACCCGCTCTTTGACCATTTTAGCGGCCATCACCGGCAACCTGGAAGTGGCCGGCGGCAACCTGCGGTGTCCGCCGCCCACCCACAAGCGGGCCTGCTACGGCGCAGACCATGACCCGTTTGTTAATCTGCCAAAGGAGCAGGCACGCAAGAAGCTGGGCACAGACCGGTTTCCCTTAATGAACTTCATCCCGATTCCCTCCCCGCCCCAGGCCGTGTGGCCGGCTATTGAAGAGGGCAACCCTTATCCGGTGAAGGTGGTGGGCCTGTTTGCCAACAATTCGGTGTGCGCCTATCCCAACTCTCAACGCGTGCGGCAGGTTTATGAAAAACTCGATTTTCTGTTTGCCGTGGATTATTTCCACACCCCCACCACGGCCCTGGCAGACGTGATCCTGCCGCCGGCCCACTGGGCCGAGCGCGATGATGTGGAAGATCTTTTAATGAAAAGCCATGTGTTTGCACAGCCCAAGGCCATGGAGCCGATCCCTGAATGCCGGGATGAAAAGCAGATGCTCATTGACCTGGCGGGCAAACTCGGCATGACTGATTTTTTCCAGAACATCGAGCAGATCCTCGACTACCGGCTGGCGCCCATGGGCACCACATACCGGGAGTTTAAGGAAAAACTGTGGCATTTTGACGGCTTTGAGTACAAAAGCTATGAAAGAAAGGGGAAATTCCGCACCCTCACGGGCAAGGTGGCCCTTAGCGCAGATTTTCTAAAGGACCTGGGCATCTCCCCGCTTCCGGTGTTCCGGGAACCGGATGAAAGCCCGGCCTCCCGCCCGGATCTGGCCGGTGACTTTCCCCTGGTGCTGACCACAGGCGGCCGCCTGCTGGTGTATTACCATTCCTCCCACAGAAACATCGCCTCTTTGAAAAAACGCGCCCCGGACCCGGAACTGCAGATCCATCCGGATACCGCCCGCGGCCTTGACATCGGGGACGGGGAATGGGTATATCTGATATCACCCCGGGGACAGGTGGAAATCCGGGCCCGGTACTTTGAGGACATGGACCCGCGGGTGGTCCATTCCCACCACGGGTTCTGGTACGGGGTCAAAGACGGATGGAAGCGCATCAATATCAACATGCTCACCAGCGACGAGCCCCTTTGCCCGGTCACCGGATCCGTACCCATCAAAGCCCTGATGTGCCGGGTGGAGAAAATGGCGAAAAACAATGAAAAACAATAA
- a CDS encoding TetR/AcrR family transcriptional regulator, producing the protein MPPKQPDTGRQRQNAEIRKPEIVKSFYQTILEQGLEGASIAKVAARIRIHPSLILHYFGSKESLTLALVDYVIDEYARLFQTIRLGGLEPAARLEKLIEIIWSRQYYEKIHIASSFSMIAVSFRNPRIHEKIQGLYASFQHFLAKEIQRACDAGAIEAQDSVRAANRVITLVEGARHFRHFFVHHNRVKQYNHDMKEATKMMLKMK; encoded by the coding sequence ATGCCTCCAAAACAGCCGGACACTGGCCGTCAGCGGCAGAATGCGGAAATCCGGAAGCCCGAGATCGTCAAAAGCTTCTACCAGACCATCCTGGAACAGGGGCTTGAAGGCGCCTCCATTGCCAAGGTGGCCGCCCGCATCCGGATACACCCCAGCCTGATTCTCCATTACTTTGGCAGCAAGGAAAGCCTGACCCTGGCGCTTGTGGATTATGTCATTGATGAATACGCCCGGCTTTTTCAAACAATCCGGCTGGGCGGCCTGGAGCCTGCCGCCCGCCTGGAAAAACTCATCGAAATTATCTGGAGCCGCCAGTATTATGAAAAAATCCATATTGCCAGTTCCTTTTCCATGATCGCGGTCAGCTTCAGAAACCCACGCATTCACGAAAAAATCCAGGGGCTCTACGCATCATTTCAACATTTTCTGGCAAAGGAAATCCAAAGGGCCTGCGATGCCGGGGCAATCGAAGCCCAGGATTCGGTGCGCGCGGCCAACCGGGTGATCACCCTGGTTGAAGGCGCCAGGCATTTCCGTCACTTTTTTGTCCACCACAACCGGGTGAAGCAGTACAACCACGACATGAAGGAAGCCACCAAAATGATGCTTAAAATGAAATAA